In Pararge aegeria chromosome 5, ilParAegt1.1, whole genome shotgun sequence, one DNA window encodes the following:
- the LOC120623962 gene encoding uncharacterized protein LOC120623962 produces MSDELSSEKGASSARKMVRQTASRVSLRNRSPIRRTARRDGLDSSALSSREVSTSRASSVSRDPTPVRRGTGIAQARADLRNAKEEAIEQAFDQRLRDRVYRKEAVVTVLDPEEWFETETSNNEDPGNLNSEELRAAAGRRAAAIIHVATKSGHLKGTFVKCLKESASALQNFVDTLVNRTESEESRRLRLDNTRLRNEVDSLKAELKAHRREFVEMKTSMAAANRTTTPTLNVDIIEEMKASIVASVGVMLDARFAGIEERLLPERVIRPPLASDNRRPEAPPPRSAAAPPKSKKVPENRNGDARSASPENSEAATGSSRPAVNEVAGWSTVVRRGKKGKKASSSSNNASPEATSAHTNRPRGPPTFTLPKTAAIIINLEPDAVKMGISYAEVLERAEQSINLQELGIGEGIKIRRAATGARLLELPKEQTPEQVELLVNRLRAALTGMATVVRPTKTASVRLMDLDDTVTGEKVIAAIARVGNCPVSCIKVGEIQSGPRGMGVTTVHCPVEVVKVMSDAGKLLVGWSSARVQVLDQRPLRCYKCLCIGHTRPLCPSLVDRSNLCFQCGGIGHKSSKCSSPMRCAVCVDAGLPSGHIMGGRDCNPPPTRGTLDTSARSSEGLHQDEGEANMSS; encoded by the coding sequence ATGAGTGACGAGTTATCGTCCGAAAAAGGAGCTTCGTCTGCACGCAAAATGGTTCGCCAAACTGCTTCGAGGGTGAGCTTAAGGAATAGAAGCCCAATCCGACGGACCGCCCGCAGGGACGGGTTGGATTCGTCCGCCTTGAGTTCTAGGGAGGTTTCAACTTCAAGAGCGTCGTCAGTTTCGAGAGACCCTACCCCTGTTAGGCGTGGCACAGGGATAGCTCAGGCCAGAGCTGACCTCAGAAATGCTAAGGAAGAGGCCATTGAGCAGGCGTTTGATCAACGACTTAGGGATAGAGTCTATAGAAAAGAGGCAGTTGTAACCGTGCTGGACCCTGAGGAATGGTTCGAGACTGAAACTTCCAATAATGAGGATCCAGGCAATCTTAATTCAGAGGAGTTGAGAGCTGCTGCGGGACGCAGAGCGGCGGCGATTATTCATGTTGCTACTAAATCTGGTCATTTGAAAGGCACCTTCGTTAAATGCCTCAAAGAGTCGGCTTCGGCGCTGCAAAATTTTGTCGATACGCTTGTTAACAGAACAGAGTCAGAGGAATCCCGTCGGTTGAGGCTTGACAATACTCGCCTCCGCAATGAAGTGGATAGTCTTAAAGCGGAGCTGAAAGCCCATCGGCGGGAATTTGTAGAAATGAAAACTAGCATGGCGGCGGCTAATCGTACAACGACACCAACTTTAAATGTAGACATAATTGAGGAGATGAAGGCCTCAATTGTTGCATCGGTGGGTGTCATGCTTGACGCTAGATTCGCTGGTATTGAAGAGAGACTGCTGCCCGAAAGAGTGATTCGCCCGCCGTTAGCATCGGATAATAGAAGGCCGGAAGCCCCGCCGCCACGATCGGCAGCAGCTCCTCCGAAGTCTAAAAAGGTGCCAGAAAACCGAAATGGCGATGCACGATCGGCTTCTCCCGAGAACTCCGAGGCAGCCACGGGTTCAAGTCGCCCTGCTGTGAACGAGGTAGCGGGTTGGTCTACAGTTGTTAGAAGAGGAAAGAAGGGAAAGAAGGCCTCCTCTTCCTCAAATAATGCTTCCCCTGAGGCTACTTCTGCCCACACTAACAGACCTAGGGGCCCTCCGACGTTTACCCTTCCCAAGACTGCCGCGATTATTATTAATCTCGAGCCGGATGCCGTAAAAATGGGAATCTCATACGCTGAGGTGCTAGAGCGGGCCGAACAAAGTATAAACCTACAGGAGCTTGGTATTGGGGAAGGCATAAAAATTCGTAGGGCGGCCACTGGAGCAAGGCTTCTTGAGCTTCCTAAGGAACAGACTCCGGAGCAGGTGGAGCTGCTAGTGAATAGACTGCGGGCGGCCCTAACTGGCATGGCCACTGTCGTTCGACCCACCAAGACTGCATCCGTCAGGCTTATGGACCTTGATGATACTGTGACAGGGGAAAAAGTCATTGCCGCTATCGCCAGAGTTGGAAATTGCCCTGTTAGCTGCATTAAGGTAGGAGAAATACAGTCTGGCCCCAGAGGAATGGGCGTGACTACAGTGCACTGTCCTGTCGAGGTTGTAAAAGTGATGTCCGATGCGGGGAAGCTTTTGGTAGGTTGGAGTTCCGCTAGAGTCCAGGTTCTCGATCAGCGCCCATTACGCTGTTATAAGTGTCTCTGTATCGGGCACACAAGGCCGCTGTGTCCTTCACTAGTCGACCGTAGCAACTTGTGCTTTCAATGTGGCGGCATCGGGCACAAGTCCTCAAAGTGCTCGAGCCCTATGCGCTGTGCGGTGTGTGTGGACGCAGGCCTTCCGTCGGGGCACATAATGGGGGGAAGGGACTGCAATCCCCCCCCAACGAGGGGTACATTGGACACATCGGCTCGGTCCAGCGAAGGGCTACATCAGGATGAAGGGGAAGCTAACATGTCGTCATGA